In Pyrus communis chromosome 1, drPyrComm1.1, whole genome shotgun sequence, the following are encoded in one genomic region:
- the LOC137748956 gene encoding uncharacterized protein, with product MESQQDRQSPAAALEDCLKLLKGERDEQRLAGLLLVTKFCKGDDLSSLQSIYNAVGVGFLDRLLRTGMGKGSISSSGSENRDAYLQLSVTVLAAFCRVPEIAASNDMVSKIPLVLEVLSNRPGSAVLDECYEFLYLVSTASEDGIMTMYSSAGMKMLASHMSVLPDGSHQMELAMKLVQLILNKLSLDIISNDYLQELAVIVAAIARQFAVLHSAVKFDALHLLSAILSSQYAAPLCDSLRVLPEKDLPNYIRDGIAAILQNRVAPTEKLQALILADSMMMIYGERWLIGQISLSELKKPIPADRCLVLVLEQSRVEVAVLLNELAQLKDEASKKSTAPAETICLKKRNVAIAFSLLEKIISLISNASENEGDPIDENTCMTVIKGLNETIGVVLEYLQDAREHGQRKGDDLLASVRLIGSYLAETPLACKENVRELLEYMLSVEGEDEQGPFYSLCFLLPMLCQMTMEIEGCKALVSCGGHNAVVDCLVKLIGPHGYMVEDNDRILLACDTILNLLLKKEQLQIPLDDSVLVNLLKALAYWTEGKDDPSTIMMASSICSLLFDLTSEKALLKHPNFDDSTLDILSRLIARSMASWGQGMSDAAKEEADLLEIVTSGYSQWANRFSRVRKAVEKEPAGPAAQQWTFIY from the exons ATG GAATCGCAGCAAGATAGACAGTCTCCGGCGGCGGCGCTCGAAGACTGCTTGAAGCTATTGAAGGGCGAGAGAGACGAGCAGCGCCTCGCCGGCCTTCTCCTCGTCACCAAATTCTGCAAAGGCGACGACCTCTCCTCCCTCCAGTCCATTTACAATGCCGTCGGCGTCGGCTTTCTCGACCGACTCCTCAGGACTG GGATGGGAAAGGGAAGCATTAGCAGTAGCGGAAGTGAAAATCGGGATGCGTATTTGCAGCTATCGGTTACTGTTCTTGCTGCATTCTGTCGTGTTCCGGAAATTGCTGCTTCAAACGACATGGTTTCGAAGATTCCATTGGTACTGGAAGTTTTATCCAACAG ACCAGGATCGGCTGTTCTTGATGAATGCTATGAATTTTTGTATTTGGTGTCAACGGCTTCTGAAGACGGAATCATGACGATGTACTCATCTGCTGGCATGAAAATGCTGGCTTCTCATATGTCCGTTTTGCCAGACG GTTCTCATCAAATGGAGCTTGCTATGAAACTCGTGCAATTGATACTAAATAAACTGTCTCTTGACATCATTAGCAATGACTATCTTCAGGAACTCGCAGTGATT GTGGCTGCAATAGCGAGGCAATTTGCTGTCTTGCATAGTGCTGTGAAATTTGATGCGCTCCACCTACTGTCTGCCATCCTCTCATCGCAGTATGCG GCACCACTTTGTGATTCTCTTCGTGTATTACCAGAAAAAGATTTGCCAAATTACATACGCGATGGTATTGCAGCCATTCTACAAAACCGTGTTG CGCCTACCGAAAAGCTTCAGGCACTTATTTTGGCTGATTCTATGATGATGATATACGGGGAACGATGGTTGATAGGTCAGATCAGCTTAAGTGAGTTGAAAAAGCCTATTCCAGCTGACAG GTGCCTAGTGCTAGTACTGGAGCAATCAAGGGTTGAAGTTGCGGTTCTTCTTAATGAGCTTGCCCAGTTGAAAGATGAAGCATCCAAGAAATCTACGGCCCCTGCTGAGACAATTTGTTTAAAGAAACGGAATGTGGCTATTGCCTTTTCCTTACTTGAAAAGATAATTAGCTTAATATCAAATGCCAGTGAGAATGAAG GGGATCCTATTGATGAGAATACTTGCATGACGGTGATTAAGGGCCTTAACGAGACAATTGGCGTAGTTTTAGAGTATTTACAAGATGCAAGG GAACATGGACAAAGGAAGGGAGATGATCTTCTTGCTTCAGTGCGGCTAATTGGGAG CTATCTTGCAGAAACACCCCTTGCATGCAAAGAGAATGTTAGAGAACTTTTAGAGTATATGCTTTCTGTTGAAGGTGAAGATGAACAAGG CCCCTTCTACTCTTTATGCTTTTTGCTTCCAATGCTCTGCCAAATGACAATGGAGATTGAAGGATGTAAAGCTTTGGTTTCCTGTGGTGGCCATAACGCT GTTGTTGATTGCCTTGTAAAATTGATTGGGCCACATGGCTATATGGTTGAAGATAATGATCGCATTCTTTTGGCTTGTGACACAATCTTGAATCTTCTTTTAAAG AAAGAGCAATTGCAAATCCCACTGGATGATTCAGTGCTTGTTAATCTATTGAAAGCACTGGCATACTGGACAG AGGGTAAGGATGACCCATCAACTATTATGATGGCTTCAAGCATTTGCTCGCTGCTCTTTGATTTGACATCCGAGAAGGCTCTTCTTAAGCATCCTAACTTTGATGACAGCACTCTAGATATTTTATCTCGTCTCATCGCTAGAAGTATGGCTTCATGGGGACAG GGTATGTCTGATGCTGCTAAAGAAGAAGCGGATCTTCTTGAGATTGTCACGTCAG GATATTCTCAATGGGCGAATCGGTTCTCTCGTGTGAGGAAAGCCGTTGAGAAAGAGCCAGCTGGTCCTGCAGCCCAACAATGGACTTTTATTTACTAA
- the LOC137711319 gene encoding uncharacterized protein has product MLNEEFRSHSPTSPLHQKRHLRSICLSGCFSGMSTHPFDVLDNDADYYHNCNNRRARTPPPRSPLPEFKGRCMHLISKIGGGVRSGRVRRRNVSADFSYDPSSYALNFEDDTCKADDQLLNGFSARLSASSIPTTPHERKINRNALDNILESEEELAAAAAANENNAKSRANGGVAPRRRGRSRHSSSSVDFSYEPSSYARNFEDDVNRADEMISLRRFGGLLAQPKQSLTATTPPPAKCPALGPEIAAFS; this is encoded by the coding sequence ATGTTGAACGAGGAATTCCGGTCTCATTCACCGACGTCGCCTCTCCACCAGAAGCGCCACCTCCGATCAATCTGCCTCTCGGGCTGCTTCTCCGGCATGAGCACACACCCGTTCGACGTTCTCGACAACGACGCAGACTACTACCACAACTGCAACAACCGGAGGGCCCGGACGCCGCCGCCGAGGTCGCCTCTGCCGGAGTTCAAAGGCCGCTGCATGCACCTCATATCAAAGATCGGTGGCGGAGTTAGGTCCGGAAGAGTGCGCCGCCGCAACGTCTCCGCCGACTTTAGCTACGACCCCTCCAGCTACGCCCTCAACTTCGAGGATGACACCTGCAAGGCCGACGACCAGCTCCTCAACGGATTCTCGGCTCGGCTCTCGGCTTCCTCAATCCCGACGACGCCGCACGAGAGGAAGATAAACCGCAATGCGCTCGACAACATTTTGGAGAGCGAGGAGGAGTTGGCAGCTGCTGCGGCGGCTAACGAGAACAATGCGAAGAGCCGGGCGAACGGCGGAGTGGCTCCGAGGAGGCGGGGGAGGAGCCGGCACTCGTCGTCTTCGGTCGACTTCAGCTACGAGCCGTCGAGCTACGCCAGGAATTTCGAGGACGACGTGAACCGAGCCGATGAGATGATATCCCTCAGGAGGTTCGGGGGTTTGCTGGCGCAGCCGAAGCAGAGCTTGACGGCGACGACGCCTCCGCCTGCCAAGTGTCCGGCCTTGGGTCCGGAGATTGCTGCGTTTAGTTAA
- the LOC137735324 gene encoding uncharacterized protein produces the protein MPSVHEFPSPLEVNDEYYDEEIDPSFSCGCLWVLCGRRIGARRYLLQQQEGEQAKESWLAEKVKKAQEISEVLAGPKWKNFIRSFSTIYKKRRVQFQYDPQSYALNFDDGNVDREAEGAAAAYHHFSNSGSYAASQGMNAKF, from the coding sequence ATGCCCTCGGTTCACGAATTTCCATCGCCATTGGAAGTGAACGATGAGTACTACGATGAAGAAATAGATCCATCTTTTTCATGCGGTTGTTTATGGGTACTGTGTGGAAGAAGGATTGGAGCACGGAGATATCTGCTGCAACAACAAGAAGGAGAACAAGCGAAAGAGAGTTGGTTGGCGGAGAAGGTTAAGAAAGCGCAAGAAATTTCGGAGGTTTTGGCAGGACCAAAGTGGAAGAACTTCATCCGATCTTTTAGTACGATATACAAGAAAAGAAGGGTGCAGTTTCAGTATGATCCACAGAGTTACGCGCTTAATTTTGATGACGGAAATGTTGATAGGGAAGCAGAGGGTGCTGCTGCTGCATACCATCATTTTTCGAATAGTGGATCATATGCAGCGTCACAAGGGATGAATGCCAAGTTCTGA
- the LOC137711299 gene encoding homeobox protein knotted-1-like 3 isoform X1, with product MAYHNHLSQPLHHFTDQTQQQHQQYQSDQTDPTSKPPEPHHPFQPAPNWLHSALLRNFTNADTNPTNTNNANNHGGGSSNFLNLHVTASDSVASQASNQWLSQSHRPILHRNHSDVIDDVTVAGDSMIAAMSHDSADLKPDSNLNKSDGGVVESGIPGGGGGGDGGVINWQNARHKAEILAHPLYEPLLSAHVACLRIATPVDQLPRIDAQLAQSQNVVAKYSALGNGMVGDDKELDQFMRHYVLLLCSFKEQLQQHVRVHAMEAVMACWEIEQSLQSLTGVSPGEGTGATMSDDEDDQVDSDANLFDGSMEGHDSMGFGPLVPTESERSLMERVRQELKHELKQGYKEKIVDIREEIMRKRRAGKLPGDTTSVLKAWWQSHSKWPYPTEEDKARLVQETGLQLKQINNWFINQRKRNWHSNPSTSTVLKSKRKRSNAGENSSDNRFI from the exons ATGGCGTACCACAACCACCTCTCCCAGCCTCTCCACCACTTCACCGACCAAACCCAGCAACAGCACCAGCAATATCAATCGGACCAAACCGACCCGACTTCCAAGCCCCCCGAGCCCCACCACCCATTTCAGCCCGCCCCCAATTGGCTCCACTCCGCCCTCCTCCGCAACTTCACCAACGCCGACACCAACCCGACCAATACCAACAACGCAAACAACCACGGCGGCGGTTCATCCAATTTCCTCAACCTCCACGTTACCGCCTCCGACTCCGTGGCCTCCCAAGCCTCCAACCAATGGCTCTCCCAGTCCCACCGTCCGATCCTCCACCGCAACCACAGCGACGTCATCGATGACGTCACCGTCGCTGGCGACTCGATGATCGCCGCGATGTCCCATGACTCCGCAGACCTCAAGCCCGACAGCAACCTCAACAAGAGCGACGGCGGAGTCGTCGAGAGCGGCATCCCAGGCGGAGGCGGAGGAGGAGACGGCGGGGTGATTAACTGGCAGAACGCGAGACACAAAGCCGAAATTCTGGCGCACCCGCTGTACGAGCCGCTGCTGTCGGCACACGTAGCGTGCCTGCGGATCGCGACACCGGTGGACCAGCTGCCTAGGATCGACGCTCAGCTGGCTCAGTCGCAGAATGTGGTGGCTAAGTACTCCGCCTTGGGGAATGGCATGGTCGGCGATGACAAGGAGCTTGATCAGTTCATG AGGCATTATGTTTTGTTGCTTTGTTCGTTTAAAGAACAACTGCAACAGCACGTCCGGGTGCATGCAATGGAAGCAGTGATGGCTTGCTGGGAGATTGAGCAATCACTTCAAAGCTTAACAG GAGTTTCCCCCGGCGAAGGAACAGGTGCTACAATGTCTGATGACGAAGACGACCAAGTAGATAGTGATGCAAACTTGTTTGATGGAAGTATGGAGGGTCATGACAGCATGGGATTTGGCCCTCTTGTACCGACAGAGAGTGAAAGGTCCTTGATGGAGCGCGTGAGGCAAGAACTGAAGCATGAACTGAAACAG GGTTACAAGGAGAAAATCGTTGACATAAGAGAGGAGATTATGCGCAAGAGAAGAGCCGGAAAACTTCCTGGCGACACAACCTCTGTCCTAAAAGCTTGGTGGCAGTCACATTCAAAGTGGCCATATCCAACT GAGGAGGACAAGGCTAGGTTGGTACAGGAAACTGGTTTGCAATTAAAGCAGATAAACAATTGGTTCATCAATCAGAGGAAGAGGAACTGGCACAGCAATCCTTCAACCTCCACGGTTTTGAAGAGCAAGCGCAAAAG AAGTAATGCAGGTGAAAACAGCAGTGACAACCGGTTCATATAA
- the LOC137711299 gene encoding homeobox protein knotted-1-like 3 isoform X2, with protein MAYHNHLSQPLHHFTDQTQQQHQQYQSDQTDPTSKPPEPHHPFQPAPNWLHSALLRNFTNADTNPTNTNNANNHGGGSSNFLNLHVTASDSVASQASNQWLSQSHRPILHRNHSDVIDDVTVAGDSMIAAMSHDSADLKPDSNLNKSDGGVVESGIPGGGGGGDGGVINWQNARHKAEILAHPLYEPLLSAHVACLRIATPVDQLPRIDAQLAQSQNVVAKYSALGNGMVGDDKELDQFMRHYVLLLCSFKEQLQQHVRVHAMEAVMACWEIEQSLQSLTGVSPGEGTGATMSDDEDDQVDSDANLFDGSMEGHDSMGFGPLVPTESERSLMERVRQELKHELKQGYKEKIVDIREEIMRKRRAGKLPGDTTSVLKAWWQSHSKWPYPTEEDKARLVQETGLQLKQINNWFINQRKRNWHSNPSTSTVLKSKRKSNAGENSSDNRFI; from the exons ATGGCGTACCACAACCACCTCTCCCAGCCTCTCCACCACTTCACCGACCAAACCCAGCAACAGCACCAGCAATATCAATCGGACCAAACCGACCCGACTTCCAAGCCCCCCGAGCCCCACCACCCATTTCAGCCCGCCCCCAATTGGCTCCACTCCGCCCTCCTCCGCAACTTCACCAACGCCGACACCAACCCGACCAATACCAACAACGCAAACAACCACGGCGGCGGTTCATCCAATTTCCTCAACCTCCACGTTACCGCCTCCGACTCCGTGGCCTCCCAAGCCTCCAACCAATGGCTCTCCCAGTCCCACCGTCCGATCCTCCACCGCAACCACAGCGACGTCATCGATGACGTCACCGTCGCTGGCGACTCGATGATCGCCGCGATGTCCCATGACTCCGCAGACCTCAAGCCCGACAGCAACCTCAACAAGAGCGACGGCGGAGTCGTCGAGAGCGGCATCCCAGGCGGAGGCGGAGGAGGAGACGGCGGGGTGATTAACTGGCAGAACGCGAGACACAAAGCCGAAATTCTGGCGCACCCGCTGTACGAGCCGCTGCTGTCGGCACACGTAGCGTGCCTGCGGATCGCGACACCGGTGGACCAGCTGCCTAGGATCGACGCTCAGCTGGCTCAGTCGCAGAATGTGGTGGCTAAGTACTCCGCCTTGGGGAATGGCATGGTCGGCGATGACAAGGAGCTTGATCAGTTCATG AGGCATTATGTTTTGTTGCTTTGTTCGTTTAAAGAACAACTGCAACAGCACGTCCGGGTGCATGCAATGGAAGCAGTGATGGCTTGCTGGGAGATTGAGCAATCACTTCAAAGCTTAACAG GAGTTTCCCCCGGCGAAGGAACAGGTGCTACAATGTCTGATGACGAAGACGACCAAGTAGATAGTGATGCAAACTTGTTTGATGGAAGTATGGAGGGTCATGACAGCATGGGATTTGGCCCTCTTGTACCGACAGAGAGTGAAAGGTCCTTGATGGAGCGCGTGAGGCAAGAACTGAAGCATGAACTGAAACAG GGTTACAAGGAGAAAATCGTTGACATAAGAGAGGAGATTATGCGCAAGAGAAGAGCCGGAAAACTTCCTGGCGACACAACCTCTGTCCTAAAAGCTTGGTGGCAGTCACATTCAAAGTGGCCATATCCAACT GAGGAGGACAAGGCTAGGTTGGTACAGGAAACTGGTTTGCAATTAAAGCAGATAAACAATTGGTTCATCAATCAGAGGAAGAGGAACTGGCACAGCAATCCTTCAACCTCCACGGTTTTGAAGAGCAAGCGCAAAAG TAATGCAGGTGAAAACAGCAGTGACAACCGGTTCATATAA
- the LOC137711299 gene encoding homeobox protein knotted-1-like 3 isoform X3, which yields MAYHNHLSQPLHHFTDQTQQQHQQYQSDQTDPTSKPPEPHHPFQPAPNWLHSALLRNFTNADTNPTNTNNANNHGGGSSNFLNLHVTASDSVASQASNQWLSQSHRPILHRNHSDVIDDVTVAGDSMIAAMSHDSADLKPDSNLNKSDGGVVESGIPGGGGGGDGGVINWQNARHKAEILAHPLYEPLLSAHVACLRIATPVDQLPRIDAQLAQSQNVVAKYSALGNGMVGDDKELDQFMRHYVLLLCSFKEQLQQHVRVHAMEAVMACWEIEQSLQSLTGVSPGEGTGATMSDDEDDQVDSDANLFDGSMEGHDSMGFGPLVPTESERSLMERVRQELKHELKQGYKEKIVDIREEIMRKRRAGKLPGDTTSVLKAWWQSHSKWPYPTEEDKARLVQETGLQLKQINNWFINQRKRNWHSNPSTSTVLKSKRKR from the exons ATGGCGTACCACAACCACCTCTCCCAGCCTCTCCACCACTTCACCGACCAAACCCAGCAACAGCACCAGCAATATCAATCGGACCAAACCGACCCGACTTCCAAGCCCCCCGAGCCCCACCACCCATTTCAGCCCGCCCCCAATTGGCTCCACTCCGCCCTCCTCCGCAACTTCACCAACGCCGACACCAACCCGACCAATACCAACAACGCAAACAACCACGGCGGCGGTTCATCCAATTTCCTCAACCTCCACGTTACCGCCTCCGACTCCGTGGCCTCCCAAGCCTCCAACCAATGGCTCTCCCAGTCCCACCGTCCGATCCTCCACCGCAACCACAGCGACGTCATCGATGACGTCACCGTCGCTGGCGACTCGATGATCGCCGCGATGTCCCATGACTCCGCAGACCTCAAGCCCGACAGCAACCTCAACAAGAGCGACGGCGGAGTCGTCGAGAGCGGCATCCCAGGCGGAGGCGGAGGAGGAGACGGCGGGGTGATTAACTGGCAGAACGCGAGACACAAAGCCGAAATTCTGGCGCACCCGCTGTACGAGCCGCTGCTGTCGGCACACGTAGCGTGCCTGCGGATCGCGACACCGGTGGACCAGCTGCCTAGGATCGACGCTCAGCTGGCTCAGTCGCAGAATGTGGTGGCTAAGTACTCCGCCTTGGGGAATGGCATGGTCGGCGATGACAAGGAGCTTGATCAGTTCATG AGGCATTATGTTTTGTTGCTTTGTTCGTTTAAAGAACAACTGCAACAGCACGTCCGGGTGCATGCAATGGAAGCAGTGATGGCTTGCTGGGAGATTGAGCAATCACTTCAAAGCTTAACAG GAGTTTCCCCCGGCGAAGGAACAGGTGCTACAATGTCTGATGACGAAGACGACCAAGTAGATAGTGATGCAAACTTGTTTGATGGAAGTATGGAGGGTCATGACAGCATGGGATTTGGCCCTCTTGTACCGACAGAGAGTGAAAGGTCCTTGATGGAGCGCGTGAGGCAAGAACTGAAGCATGAACTGAAACAG GGTTACAAGGAGAAAATCGTTGACATAAGAGAGGAGATTATGCGCAAGAGAAGAGCCGGAAAACTTCCTGGCGACACAACCTCTGTCCTAAAAGCTTGGTGGCAGTCACATTCAAAGTGGCCATATCCAACT GAGGAGGACAAGGCTAGGTTGGTACAGGAAACTGGTTTGCAATTAAAGCAGATAAACAATTGGTTCATCAATCAGAGGAAGAGGAACTGGCACAGCAATCCTTCAACCTCCACGGTTTTGAAGAGCAAGCGCAAAAG GTGA